The genome window CCTGCCTCGCCAAAGAAAACCGAAGCCGAACCGCTTCTCGATGCGGAAAATCAAACTTTATATAACCAAGCCAAGGATGCGATTTCGGCGGGGAATTGGCCCCTAACCGTCGAATTGTGCCAGCGCATTTTAGAAAAAGATCCCCAACAACCTATCGTCCTCTACAATCTCGGCTTTGCGCATATACATTTGAATCAATATGAAGAAGCGGAAAAGGCTTTTCGCCGCGTTACGGAATTGGATCCCGCCTTTGCCGACGCCTACAACGATCTGGGCGTGGTTCTGGAATACCTTGGACGCAGCGGCGAGGCCTCGCAAGCGTACGATAAAGCCATTCAAGCCGGCAATCGCGGCGATGCGTATTTCAATCTGGCTCATATCAAAGAGAAATCCGGCGAATATAAAGAAGCGATCTCTTTGTTCGAGAAATATCTCCAATTCGAAGGACAAGGCGCCTACGCTGAACATGCCCGGCAACGAATCGAGAAACTGCGCCGTATGGCTTATTGACGATGGATGCATCCGTTCTATACAACGATAATCCCATATTCTGGCGGGAAAATCTGCTGAATATTCTCGCCGGATTGGAATGGCGTCTTGGACAGATTCGAGAAATGAGGCGATCGCTATCCGAAATCTGCCGGGCAGCCGTTGAATTAAAAGGGCAGGAGTTCTTATTTATGTTTCGCAATAAATTCGGTTTAACGAAAAAAGACGCCAAAAAACTGTTTTACGATTACCACAGCAAAGATGCAAAGGCAGATGAAGCCGAAGAAGCCGAAGGGAAAGAACCGATTAAGCCGCCGGAAACCACCGATCAAAAAATCGCGATGATTATGGATTACATGCAAGAAACTTCCATCAAACTCGACCGCATCGAGAGCGATATCGCCGCCCTTAAGGAACAAGTCGAACTCATACTGAAACGCATCTAATTTTTTTTAAGAAAGTCCTCAAAGCAATCTTTTTTACACCGTTCAATGTTTACATAATATATATTATGCGAATATATGTACCGCCTATTTTCTTCCGGTATCATTCCTTCTTTTAGAACGCACCCGTTAATATAATGTTCGCTGGGATTTAGAATGACATAACATATGTTACGCAATTCCATCCCCTCGCCCTTTGGGAGAGGGTTAGGGTGAGGGGTTTTAAGTCCAACCATATCAACCTTCACCTAACCTCTCCCAATCTTGGGAGAGGGATTGGAAAAGCAGCAAATTCATAGTAAAACTGTATTCGTGCGTAATATGAGTGACATCACTTTATTTCAAGGAGAGTATTCCCATGAGGTTGGCAGCGCGCATCGTATGGTTCGCTTGGGCGGCGGCATTCTTTGGGCAAATTATCGCCGTAGAAAAATCCTGGGCCAAATCATCCATCGATTTTTCGCAGGAGGAAAATCGAAAATCCGTCCGCATCACCAATTACCGCATCGCAGCTGAAATCGATTACGATGAAGCGGTAAAAATATCGGAATTTTCCGCCGGAATGGATACCTTTCTCTATCCTGATGAAAAGAATTCCACGGCGGGCTGTTCGTTGATTCTTTTTGCGGATAATCCCCATTCGTCGACGCAGGAAATCGAGTTGCCCCATCGCTATCGCGCCATTCGTTCCGCCACGGACGAAAAGTCCGATGCGGCGGTAGGGATAGAAAGTCTGGATGCGGGGCAAGTCTCTCTAAGAAAAGTATTCTCCATTAAGGACGAAATATCCACGCTCCATATCGATACTTGCATAAAAAACGAAAGCGAGCGGATTCTGACCTTTTATCCAGCGGAAGCCATATCCTTCTTCGTCGGGACGGTTAAACCGAATTATTCCGGCCGCATCGTATCGCCGACGGATTTATATTTTTATGCTCCTTACGATAAAATGAACGCCGTTACGATTACACAAGGTCCGAAAACGAACAAGGAATTTATCCAAGTCGAAAAAGATTCCCTCTTTATCGCCCATTACGAGAGAGAAAACGGCGCAGTGAAACTGACCTCGTCCAAAGGATGGATCGCGGCGCAAAATGGGCAAAACTACCGCGTCACAGCGATAGAATTTTCTTATAAGAATCAAAACATCGAACCGATCGAATACAATTTACAAGTGCGGACGGAATCGTTGGAAGACAACGGTTCGCCGGTTCAAGCGCAGGTTGTTTTGGGAAAAGTAACGCTGAAGCCGGGAGAGACGTTTGAATACGCATCCGATTGGAGCAATAGCGCCAGCGGCATTCCCATTATCGAAGTGAAGGATGGCGCGGCTTACAATAAAACGCTGGAAGCGCTGACTACGGATGCAGGTTTCTATATCTTCGCCATCATGGGTATCCCCCAAGATGGCTATCTTGGCGTGGAATTTTTAGACGAGAAAGATCAAATCGTCAAAAGGCACGATTATCTCTCTCTTATCCTCGACGTAACGCTGCCGCGGCCGTCTTCCGCCGTCTCCAAAATTCCAACGATTCTCACCCACGAAATCGGCTTCCCTTTCGACGAGAAATCCTTTAAAAACGGCCAATATCTCATTGAATTGCAAAATCAAATCAAGAAAATCCGGCTGATCATGATGGATGACAAAAAGAATATCCTTCGCGTCATCGACGAAGTCAAAGCGCCTTGGAAAAAGCTGGATGAGACTTCGTCCAAACCTTGAATTCGATAAACTAGGGAGGCGGATTATGAATGTATTTGAGGCTATTAAGGCTCGATATAGCGTAAGAAGATATTTGAGGAAGGAGGTCGAAGAAGAAAAACTGATCAAAATATTGGAAGCGGCGCGGCTGGCGCCTTCGGCGAAAAACTTTCAAGAATGGCGGTTCGTCGTCGTCAAAAATTCCCAAACCCGCAAGGCGTTAATGCATGCGGCGAGAGAGCAGCCCTTCGTCGGCGAAGCCCCTATCGTACTCGCTTGTTGCGCCATTACCGACAACCATATCATGTCCTGCGGGCAGTTATGCTACCCCATCGATGTGGCCATCGCTATGGAACATATTGCTTTGCAAGCCGTGGATGAAGGTTTGGGAACTTGTTGGATTGGCGCCTTTTATGAGGATCAGGTTAAGAAAATACTTAATATACCGAGAGAGGTTCGAGTCGTAGAATTGATGACTTTGGGATATCCCAGCGACGAACCTCAACCTAAAAACCGGTTGCCGTTGCATTCGATCGTAAAGTATGAAAATTGGTGAAATTACTGCTAACGAATATCGAAAAACAAGGAGGATTGTTATGAAATCGTTGGTGTTCCCTTCCCTGATCGCCTTAGTCGGCTTGGCTAGCATTATCGGCTTTGAAACCCAATCGGTGAAAGCCGAAGAAACGCAAGATATTCAATCGTTAAAAGATCCGCAGGCTATCGAAGCGTTCCGCGAGAATTTTTTAAAGAACTTTAAACGAATCGGTCTGAATACGGCATATAACGACGCTCAATTTCTCCGCATCATGGTCGAGAGTTCGAGCGCTAAGCGGGGGCTGGAAATCGGTTCTTGCAATGGCTATGGGGCCATGTTCATGGGTATGGGATTCGAGCGCAACGGCGGGCAACTCGTTACTCTGGAAATCGATCCCAAATTTGTAAAAGAATGCCGGGAGAATCTCAAGAAGACCGGCTTGGAAAAGACGGTGGAATGCGTCGAAGGCGATGCTTTAAAAACGATTCCCGAATTGCAGGGCGAATTCGACTTCGTTTTCATCGACGCCCAGAAGCAGGATTACTATAAATATTTCAAGGCGGTCAGCCCGAAATTGAAAGCTGGCGCCGTGATTGTCGCCGACAACGTGATTCAATACGCCGAAGCCATGAAGGATTTTCTGGACGCTATGAAGAACGATCCCGCCTACGATACGGTCATCATCCAAACCACGCAGGAAAAGAGAGACGGGATGTCGGTGACATACAAGAGACGTTAAACGTTCGTATTCGCTCTATTTCAAAAACGATTCGCGGGGCCATTTTATCGGCCCCGTTTTTGTCTCAAAAACCAATGGCGCCCGTCAATAGGCCGTATATCCATAAAGAAAAGGATTCCAGGAAAAGAATCAGGCAAAAATAGAATACAATTAACAGAACCGTATAGATGAAACTCTTTCGGAAAAAAATATAAAAAAGAAGATATTTCATTATATAGAAAGTAAATGCGTAAAATACAGAGATTATGGGAATGGTCATGAAGCCCAGGTAGATTAAAATCGGCCCGCCTATCGTTAACAGCGACATCGTTGTGGCGAAAAACAATGAGGCCCAGGCTTCGAGTTTGATATTCTCGTTCCACTTACTGTCCGGTTCGCAGTAATTGACTAGCAGGACGGCGATGAAGATCGACAAAAAACTAAAGATGAATCCTTTAAAAAAATTCAAACTTCCCCTAACTGTAATCATCGGTGAACGGCGGTAGGAGAAATTGCCATCGAGTGAATCGCCTTCATCGTCGGTGAAGGCGTAATACTGGCCGGAAGGAACATAAAAATCGATCTTTTCCTCTTCCCCGCCCTGCTTCTTGATTTCGGGAAAGAAGACCTCCGAGATATGAATTTCGCAGGTATAGGCGTAATAAGGCGCAATGAGGCGGGGGAATTTGAAATGGATCGTTTTTCCGGGAGGAAGATTTCTTACGTCGAACCATGTAAAAAACGACATATGCTCTTTCCCCCACAATTGAATCGTTACTTTCAATTTTTCAATGATCTGGGAGGCGGAGCTAACCAACTTTCCGCTCACTAAGACGGGATAATCCGTTTTTTGCGCCCAACCGCTTTGACATTGCCATTCCACATGGGAAATATGAATGAATTCCCCAAACTCTCCCGTTTTGTTTATGATTTTCGCCGGTTCGGTCTTCCCAACAACAAAATGGCGGATCAGTAAACCGGAGACGGCGCAGAACAGGATAAGAATCGAGGGGTATACGAAGAATTTTTTTCTGATGGTTGCGATAAACAATTGGCCGCAGTAGCCGCAACGCCAGGCCGTATCCATGACTTTGGATTGACAATTGGGGCATATTTTTTTGGGGAGAGGTTTTAAATCCGATGTGGAACCGGCATCGAAGCAGGGAGCGGTGGAAACGATCCCTCTAACCGCTATCTCTTTTTTCTTTTCAGGCTCTTTGTTCCATTGCTGGATGAGTATTTTCGCTTTTGCGTGTTCGGGATTGACGGTGAGCGCTTTTTCCACAAATTCCCGCGCTTCATTTTCTTCTCCTACCTTGAGCAAGCAGAGGGCGATTTTGCAATGGATGTCGGGATTATTGGGTTCTTCATCCAATAGTCTACGCAAGAGGATGAGGGCTTCGCCGTAGTTGCCGAACTCGACGTGAATATTAATGCGGGAAACGATATCCTCCGGTTGCTTCATATTTCTTCACCAGGCGAATGTTTTCGAATCGAAACGCCGATCGATGGCATGAAACGCTTTGTTCTATCAAACGCTTTGAAAGTATAAATGTTGCATTGGGTTAGGATAATGGCGGAGGCGAATGCGTGAATTAATAGGAGCGAGACAGCAGCAGATTTTGCAGGGCTTGCTTCGTTTGACTCACCTTGCATTACCGGCAAATTTCTATTTTGAGAATTGATTATTCCCATATGCTAATGTGAGTTTATAAATAAAAACCCGCCGATTCATCAAGCGGAATCGGCGGGCGTTCTTCTAATTTCCCGTAAACCGGCGCTGGTTTTATTTTATGGCTTCCAATAAACTGCCGATTTTTAGGCGTTTGGTTTCGTCGAATCGAACCATGCCGTTTTCGAAGAGATAGACGGCTTCCAAGTTGGCGTCGTTCTCCTTGATCCATTCCGCCACTCTCGGCCCAACGAGCGACGAATCCTTCGTCGTCAGCCAATCTTTCAAGCGAAACAATTGTGGAGTTTTGTTTTCGGGTTCGATGTTGACGATCCAGGCGGAATTGTCGGTCATCAACAGGAAGAAAGTCTGGCCGGTTTTGATTTCCGCTTGGGGACGCTTTTCTTCCTGCGGGCGCATTTCGGTTTTGGGCGGGCTGACGATTCTTTCGTCCGCCGCGAATCCCTTGATGGTTTTCTTGCCTTTCCCTTCGCCGTACATGCGCGATTCCAATTCTTCCATCGTGCGAACCGTAACGCCGCGCTTCAATTTCAAAATATTTCTACGCTCGTTATCCTTAGCCCATTGAATTCCCTGAGCGGCGAGATGGCAGAAAATATTCAGTGCTTGGTTGTGATCGAAATTGCGGATGGTGGGCGCGCGAAACGTGCGGAAATCGGAAAATTCGAATTGCGGTTTGATTGTGTAGACATATCCGCCGCCGCCCGAAAAAGGACTCTTGAGTGTATTGAAAATGGACGTAAACACGTTTTTCGATTTTTCTTCCGCCTTTTCTACGGGTTTCGCGTCGCGGCTGAAGGTATGATTGCGATCGAATTCGTATACGACCGTCAATAAATAATGCAGAGTATTTTTACCGACGCCGTCGCGCAGCTCGATATTCGGATCGGAAAGAAGATTCGTAATGGCGGAGGCGATTTCGGGATCGTAGGGCTTCAAGCCAACGACGGTTTTCCCCGCAGATTCCTCAGCGCTGGCGGAAAAAGCGGCCCAAGCGCTAATCGCCATAAGGGGAACGAGAAAGTAAACGGTTTTTTTAAGGGACGCGAAAAACATTCGAGATTTCATCTCCTCTATGGAATGGGATGAAACGGCTAAAAATTCATCCGATTAAAATAATGGAGTTATTTCACATCAAAGATAATACGATGTCAATCTCAAAAGGATTCCCATTACGATTCAAGAACCAATACGCTATGGATATTCAATTTGGGAATAACCACCGTGAGAATGCCATTGCCCCACGATGATTTTATGTTTTCTTCATCTGGAACCCAATGAATTTTAGACGGTGGAGCGGGAACGCGCATCTTTATTGTTATGGGACCGATTTCGGGGATATGGTCAATAATGGGAAAGCGATTGGAGCGCGGGAGATTGGCGCAATTCATCAGATGCAGGCTGAGTTGGCCGTCTTTCGTTTTGCGCAGCGAAACATCCAGGCAGGGCGGCCCGTCAATGGCGACCGCCGGTTCGGGAAACAATCGTTCGGCGATGGCGCCGACAAAACGGCGCATGGATGGATGATGGCAGCGGAAAAAGATGTTGGGCAAAGGACCAAAGACAGCGCCGATTTTTCCTTTGCCGAGCGTAACCAGCGAAGCCGCCGCTTGCCCATCCTTGCGGACATCACGCGTGGGATATCGATAGCCGAGGATTTCCGCCGTTGTCGTTTTTATTTCTTGCCAAATGCCTTGAACGTTTACTACGCCGCCGGGCGTATTCAATTCTGGATTCATCTCACGAGGTTCGCCGATAAAATCCACGCCTAAAACATCCCGGAAAAGCCGGGCGCATTTTTCACCCATTAGAAAGAGCGAACCGCCGTTTTTCACGTAATCCAATAGCGCCTGTTTGAAATCGTCCGTCAGTTTCGGCGAATCGGGAATGACGACGAGAGGATATTCGCTCAGATGGGGCTGCAATTGATGTTCGGCGAGGATATCCACGGAGTACTGCAATTCCAATAGCGCGTGCAAGGCGCCTTCCAGGCTGTTGAATTCCCCGCCCCAGGGAGCGAAAACGTTGTCGGATTCTTCCCAGTGACTTTCGCTGGATAACAGCAGCGCGACTTGGGGAACGCTTTGGCTTTTATGGCTGACTTTTTGCCGCGCATGGCAGAAATCGGCCACTTCGCCGTAGGTATTGATAATGTCCTCCACAATATAGCCGGAGCGGGTCGGTTGGTTGTAAATCTGAAATCCGCCGCCCTGCATCAATACCGCCGCCGCTTCCTGCTGCAAGTGGATGGGCGTTTTAAAACTCCAGTTTAAACCCTCGCCCTTGTCGAAGCCCCAAGCCATCAAATCCCAGGGCATTCCTGCGCTGGCCAAATAGCGAGCTTCCAGCCGCGCTTTATCCACGGATAAGCCGGGAGAGTAATCGCCGGAAAGATAATCCAGCTTTGCCTTGACCGGCAACGGAGCGAAAGAGGAATACATCCAGTTGCTGGTGATTTGCAGTTTGGGGTTGAATTCGTGCAAAGCGTCAACCCAATGGCTCAGGTACTTTTCAAACTGATTGCGGTGGAACATTTTCCACTCCAGCCAATGCGCCTCGCTTTTGTTTTTGGGAGCTTCGCTAAATCCGGTCTCCTTCTTCCACGCTTCTAAGGTGGCGGGCGAGTAATCGAGTTTGGCTGCCCAGCATTCGCCGTCCACCCATAAGCCGTCTAAATCGTATTTGGAGGTTACTTCTTTCAGCTGAGGAATGAGCAACTCGTCCACGTAGGGGCCGAATGTACTGGTATTGTTGGGATCGGGCTTTCCATTGGCGTCGATTCTCGCCCAGTCAGAATGTTTTTCGATGGCGGCGCTATCCCACACGCCGGAGAAGTGGATATACAACCCTACGCCGAATTGCTTCGTAACCTCGCGCCAGACGGCGAGGGAATCTTTGACGATGCCGGGAGCGGGCGTTCCAACTTTCGTGGGATAACCCGCGTATCCAGCATGGCCTTTGCAATCGTATTGCACGTAATCCGGCTGCGTTCGCCGCAGCAGTTTTTCGATGTTGGCTTCGGAAAGTTCGGCGCCCAGAGCCGTATCGCTTTTGTTGGGATGCAAATCGAAGTGCATTCCGAAGAAGGCGTCCTTGCGCGGGATAATTTCTTTGCGGGGGAATTCCCCTTCCCCCGCGCACAATGCGGCGCATGCAACAACGAATATGGCTCCTATCAATAATTTGTGAATCCCTTTCATGACGTTTTCTCCTATTTGTTCGTTTTGAATTTTCCGATCGTAACATAAATTGATTCATCAATCCAATTGCGCCGTATTCTAAAACGCAATTTACAGGGATGGTATTATTCGATATGATTCGATGAAAAATATGATTCGGCGAGGAAGGGGATAAACGATGAAAAGAAAAAAACTAGGCGCAATCGTATTCATGGCGAGCCTTGGTTTTACGGCGTTCGCTATGACGAGCGAACCGAATTATCGCTCTATGAAATATACTCCCCGCTCTCAAGAGGAAGCCATCGCTTGGCAAAAGGAGTTGCGGGCGAAGCTGTTTCATATCTTGAAATTGGATGAGCTTATTGCGTTGAAGACGCCGATTCCCTTCGAGGCGAAAACGCTATTGAGCGAAGATAAAGGAAAATATACGAAGCAAGAGTTGGAGATCAATTCCACTGCTGGACGCCGCATCTCGCTCATTGTCACGCTGCCTCAAAAATCGGATTCGCCCTGCCCCGCCGTCGTTTGCGTTCACGGTCACGGAGGCAGCCGCGCCATTGTGTACGATGCGTCGTCCATTTACAAAGGCTTCGCAACTTCGCTGGCGGAAAATGGCTTCGTTACTATTTCCACGGAGGTAGGACAGCATGAGGTTTATGAAAAGAACCGAATTTTGATGGGCGAACGCCTTTGGGACCTAATACGCTGCGTTGATTACCTTGAATCGTTGCAGGAAGTAGACAAGAAGCGCATCGGCTGCGCCGGTCTATCCCTAGGAGGCGAAATGACGATGTGGCTGGCGGCGATGGATGAGCGGATCAAGGCGGCGGTAAGCGCCGGTTTCCTGACAGTGATGGATCAGATGGAACAAAATCATTGCCTATGCTGGAAATTCGAAGGATTGCGGGAACTGGTGGATTTCGCCGATATCTATTCCTTGATCGCGCCGAGGTTTTTACTTTGCCAAAATGGATTGAAGGAAGGGCCGAAGGATTTTTATGTCCCCATCGCGCGGGACGCCATGCAGGAGATCAAGCAAATTTTTCAGGATTTCGGTCAACCCTATCGCGCCATCCTCGACGTGCATCCCGGAGGCCACGAGATCAATTTGCCGGTGCTTATGGCTTTTTTCGAAAGAAACTTGAAGTGATGGGAGAATGAATCCACTGGTTTAGGATTTCGTCTTGTCTTCCTTTGATTCGAACAGCTGGCAAGGCATTCCCGAACTTTCGAAGACGGATAGATAGGGCGGCTTGTGCGATTTGAAATTGAGAATCCGGCAGCCGTAGGGAAAGCGCTGATCCCAGGTAATATAATAGTGGACGCAATTGGCGCAAAAAACGCGTTTCGTTTTGTCTCCGGTGGAACTCGTTGGTTTGTTCATCGCTTTGAGACCAATTTTCTCTTATTCACTGCTCTTTTATTATAATGAATCCTGCAAAAGGTTCAAACCAAATTCGGTTTGCTTTCCGTTTCTGCGCCCGTTATGATTTCTTTCACATTTAATAACAATCTAGAAAGGATTTCATAATGCCGCAAACCGTGGCGCTACGCTTGTACGTTTTGTTGTTTTTTCTTGTCTCGTCGATAGCGAATTCCGCCGATTTCGAAGAACCATCGGCCATCCTGCGAACGGAGGACGCTATCGGATTCGCCTTCAATACGCGCGGCTCGCTCGCTGTCGATTCCCGCGATCATGCCTGCGCGGCCTATTATATTGCCGACGACGTTTCCAAACCGCCCCAAAATCGGATATGGCTTATCGATATTAGCGGAGGCGACCCTTCTTCCCCCGTTCGCATCGACCACGCCCCGACTGGCGGAGGCCGCCATCCCAAAATTGCTTTCGACGCGGCGGGGATTCTTCACGCCGTTTGGCAAGATTACCGTCATGTTACGGCGGGGGGCAACTATATCGACAATGTGGAGATTTTCTACAACCGCCGTCCAACAGGCGGAGTTTTTCCCAGCGAAGATATCCGCATCTCTCATACTAACGCCGGGCATAAGGGCGATAACGGATTCCTGCCTCAAATCGCCATAGGCGCAAATGGCCGAGTACATATCGCATGGTATGATTTTACTGCTAGCGGCAATAACGCCGAGATTTACCTGCGCAGCAGCGGCGGCGCGGGCGAATTTCCCGATCAAATCGGCATTGATAATTTCCGCGTTACAACGATAGATTCTGCTGACGATCTCGTTTCCCATTGGATGCCGGATGCTGCGGCTCTGCCCGGCGGAGAGGTTTATATCGTCTGGGGCGTGCAACAAGGATTTCAGGGAATTTTTCCACTGCAAGGCCGATCGATCGCACAAGATCGGACGCTCGGCGCCATCGAAACCATCGCCGAACAAGGGGGAAGCTTTTTGGATCCTCCCCGGTTGGCGGCGGATAAGGTGGGAAATCTCGGATTGATATATACGATCCGTTCCGAAGGGATGAACTCCATTTGTTTTCAATATCGCCCTCGCGAGGGCGTTTGGAGCAATCCTGCTTTTATCAATGAAACAGGAGCCGACTCTTCGCAACCGTGTCTAGCATTCGATATGAATGGAACTGTTCATTTAGTTTGGCAAGAAGATATGGGCGGAATTTATCAAGTTCGATACGCCTTGCTCGATCCAAC of Candidatus Omnitrophota bacterium contains these proteins:
- a CDS encoding nitroreductase family protein, with the protein product MNVFEAIKARYSVRRYLRKEVEEEKLIKILEAARLAPSAKNFQEWRFVVVKNSQTRKALMHAAREQPFVGEAPIVLACCAITDNHIMSCGQLCYPIDVAIAMEHIALQAVDEGLGTCWIGAFYEDQVKKILNIPREVRVVELMTLGYPSDEPQPKNRLPLHSIVKYENW
- a CDS encoding O-methyltransferase, with protein sequence MKSLVFPSLIALVGLASIIGFETQSVKAEETQDIQSLKDPQAIEAFRENFLKNFKRIGLNTAYNDAQFLRIMVESSSAKRGLEIGSCNGYGAMFMGMGFERNGGQLVTLEIDPKFVKECRENLKKTGLEKTVECVEGDALKTIPELQGEFDFVFIDAQKQDYYKYFKAVSPKLKAGAVIVADNVIQYAEAMKDFLDAMKNDPAYDTVIIQTTQEKRDGMSVTYKRR
- a CDS encoding tetratricopeptide repeat protein yields the protein MKQPEDIVSRINIHVEFGNYGEALILLRRLLDEEPNNPDIHCKIALCLLKVGEENEAREFVEKALTVNPEHAKAKILIQQWNKEPEKKKEIAVRGIVSTAPCFDAGSTSDLKPLPKKICPNCQSKVMDTAWRCGYCGQLFIATIRKKFFVYPSILILFCAVSGLLIRHFVVGKTEPAKIINKTGEFGEFIHISHVEWQCQSGWAQKTDYPVLVSGKLVSSASQIIEKLKVTIQLWGKEHMSFFTWFDVRNLPPGKTIHFKFPRLIAPYYAYTCEIHISEVFFPEIKKQGGEEEKIDFYVPSGQYYAFTDDEGDSLDGNFSYRRSPMITVRGSLNFFKGFIFSFLSIFIAVLLVNYCEPDSKWNENIKLEAWASLFFATTMSLLTIGGPILIYLGFMTIPIISVFYAFTFYIMKYLLFYIFFRKSFIYTVLLIVFYFCLILFLESFSLWIYGLLTGAIGF
- a CDS encoding beta-galactosidase trimerization domain-containing protein; the encoded protein is MKGIHKLLIGAIFVVACAALCAGEGEFPRKEIIPRKDAFFGMHFDLHPNKSDTALGAELSEANIEKLLRRTQPDYVQYDCKGHAGYAGYPTKVGTPAPGIVKDSLAVWREVTKQFGVGLYIHFSGVWDSAAIEKHSDWARIDANGKPDPNNTSTFGPYVDELLIPQLKEVTSKYDLDGLWVDGECWAAKLDYSPATLEAWKKETGFSEAPKNKSEAHWLEWKMFHRNQFEKYLSHWVDALHEFNPKLQITSNWMYSSFAPLPVKAKLDYLSGDYSPGLSVDKARLEARYLASAGMPWDLMAWGFDKGEGLNWSFKTPIHLQQEAAAVLMQGGGFQIYNQPTRSGYIVEDIINTYGEVADFCHARQKVSHKSQSVPQVALLLSSESHWEESDNVFAPWGGEFNSLEGALHALLELQYSVDILAEHQLQPHLSEYPLVVIPDSPKLTDDFKQALLDYVKNGGSLFLMGEKCARLFRDVLGVDFIGEPREMNPELNTPGGVVNVQGIWQEIKTTTAEILGYRYPTRDVRKDGQAAASLVTLGKGKIGAVFGPLPNIFFRCHHPSMRRFVGAIAERLFPEPAVAIDGPPCLDVSLRKTKDGQLSLHLMNCANLPRSNRFPIIDHIPEIGPITIKMRVPAPPSKIHWVPDEENIKSSWGNGILTVVIPKLNIHSVLVLES
- a CDS encoding alpha/beta hydrolase family protein gives rise to the protein MKRKKLGAIVFMASLGFTAFAMTSEPNYRSMKYTPRSQEEAIAWQKELRAKLFHILKLDELIALKTPIPFEAKTLLSEDKGKYTKQELEINSTAGRRISLIVTLPQKSDSPCPAVVCVHGHGGSRAIVYDASSIYKGFATSLAENGFVTISTEVGQHEVYEKNRILMGERLWDLIRCVDYLESLQEVDKKRIGCAGLSLGGEMTMWLAAMDERIKAAVSAGFLTVMDQMEQNHCLCWKFEGLRELVDFADIYSLIAPRFLLCQNGLKEGPKDFYVPIARDAMQEIKQIFQDFGQPYRAILDVHPGGHEINLPVLMAFFERNLK
- a CDS encoding uracil-DNA glycosylase; the protein is MNKPTSSTGDKTKRVFCANCVHYYITWDQRFPYGCRILNFKSHKPPYLSVFESSGMPCQLFESKEDKTKS